The genomic DNA ATCCAAACCACATCATAATTATTAGGGTTGTCTGGTAATATTACTGCTCTTACAATTACAAAATAATACTGCTTATTCTTATCGATACAAACAAACTGCGGGTGCTTTTTAAGTTTACTATTTACAGCTATAAATTCAAAACCGCGTTCTTCTAAATCTTTCCCAACATAATTCATAGCTAAATTATGTAGCTCTTGTTCTGTAAGTGGTTTACTCATAA from Flavivirga abyssicola includes the following:
- a CDS encoding Na(+)-translocating NADH-quinone reductase subunit F — its product is MSKPLTEQELHNLAMNYVGKDLEERGFEFIAVNSKLKKHPQFVCIDKNKQYYFVIVRAVILPDNPNNYDVVWMESFKKHAREKDAKVLYAGVGLGNLDEKKGPIYLNEEYLLEYNGIQVLETNFN